One genomic segment of Bacteroidota bacterium includes these proteins:
- a CDS encoding GIY-YIG nuclease family protein — protein sequence MFHVFIIYSSSTKKFYKSRTENLKNAITRHNNGFEIPTKEGIPWTLVWSAEKESNLDAIKLERKLINLTTNRIVKFILAHKEGIPGTMALDLMEKMQITNP from the coding sequence ATGTTTCATGTCTTCATAATTTACTCAAGTTCTACAAAAAAGTTTTATAAAAGCCGAACCGAAAACCTGAAGAATGCCATAACCAGACACAACAATGGTTTTGAAATACCCACCAAAGAAGGTATTCCGTGGACATTGGTTTGGTCAGCAGAAAAAGAAAGCAATTTGGACGCAATTAAACTTGAGCGTAAGCTCATTAATCTGACAACCAACCGTATTGTGAAGTTTATTTTAGCGCATAAAGAAGGAATTCCTGGAACAATGGCTCTCGATTTAATGGAGAAAATGCAAATTACTAATCCTTAA
- a CDS encoding T9SS type A sorting domain-containing protein, translating into MRLPKLAFSCILLILVLQSSFLKATEFICGNIRYEYINQDGIDYTYKIIVEMYKDCDIAAIPFDTTINLGIYHAFYNLKSSTIHLKLSSEEFVDPSDLFPEGWKPKLCISKACYVDTIHLPSSLFGYHIYYQRCCKVPYANLTRLSGMSLYQFIPPNPILNCSPRLRNYPLLLTCLSFPGKYPIEIIDKEGDSIVYSLSKPWMGASYYKQKPDPPASIMLPLKEIQFASAYSPHEPFGKNSYSIIDTASRLINIYCPYEGYHSMTIDVKEYRQNMLISHTRFDIGIISLDCPPWRLHLKNPIKNKFEVHAGDSIGIEFIVNSNINFHLLGSGSVFGKSDTSFKPPFAYMDSIYGSGDVVSVFSWKTSCKQGREEPYVFRIEAISDDSIISTNTIHEEFEISVIPFSKPETILGSGNSCVKEKGVLYAIPELTNWSNVVWDIEGGAIISGQNSDSLYVKWGQTAPWSVNILNTSKFSCGNDSLKMLVNVLPYSKIELTNYETICKGDSAFLQGKFQFLPGTYIDTFDGFIYCDSIVTTQLTLTQLDLTVYTFKNELMARIPDALYQWYDCSLHENIKGAIFQRYNSFKAGSFAVILSYDGCMDTSLCYDWPPSALEELKPNSIKIYPNPNNGLKLFVDFGQPHLNASTIDMFDLVGKKIFSQNIDPFTDLIEIDLSMDFQTGIYVVQITCGNKHESFKLEIIR; encoded by the coding sequence ATGCGATTACCAAAACTTGCTTTTTCTTGTATCCTGCTCATTCTTGTATTACAGTCTTCATTTTTGAAAGCTACTGAATTCATTTGTGGTAATATTCGATATGAATACATCAATCAGGATGGTATTGACTATACATACAAAATTATTGTTGAAATGTACAAGGATTGTGATATCGCTGCAATTCCATTTGATACAACAATCAACCTTGGGATTTATCATGCTTTTTACAATTTGAAATCTTCAACAATACATTTAAAACTTTCTTCTGAGGAATTTGTTGATCCTTCAGATTTATTTCCAGAAGGGTGGAAACCAAAATTATGTATCAGCAAGGCTTGCTATGTTGATACTATCCACTTACCCTCTTCATTATTTGGTTATCATATTTATTATCAAAGATGCTGCAAAGTACCCTATGCCAATTTAACAAGACTTTCAGGAATGAGTTTGTATCAGTTTATTCCTCCTAATCCGATTCTTAATTGCTCTCCACGTCTTAGAAATTATCCCTTATTATTAACATGTTTGAGTTTCCCCGGTAAATACCCTATTGAGATAATCGATAAGGAGGGAGACTCAATTGTATATTCCCTTTCAAAACCTTGGATGGGTGCCAGTTATTATAAACAAAAACCTGATCCACCTGCATCCATAATGCTGCCATTGAAGGAAATCCAATTTGCATCTGCTTATTCACCACATGAACCATTTGGGAAAAACAGTTATTCAATAATAGATACGGCTAGTCGTTTGATTAATATTTATTGCCCTTATGAAGGATATCACTCCATGACTATAGATGTGAAGGAATACCGGCAAAACATGTTAATCAGTCACACAAGATTTGATATAGGTATTATATCACTTGATTGCCCTCCTTGGAGATTGCATTTGAAAAATCCCATAAAAAATAAATTTGAAGTACATGCTGGTGATAGCATTGGAATTGAGTTCATTGTCAATTCCAATATAAATTTTCACTTGCTAGGCTCTGGTTCTGTTTTTGGTAAATCGGATACATCCTTTAAGCCTCCCTTTGCTTATATGGACTCGATTTATGGTAGTGGTGATGTAGTTAGTGTTTTTAGTTGGAAAACAAGTTGTAAACAGGGTAGGGAGGAACCATATGTTTTTAGAATTGAGGCTATTTCAGATGATAGCATTATTAGTACGAACACCATCCATGAAGAATTTGAAATCAGTGTTATTCCTTTTTCAAAACCTGAAACAATTCTGGGTTCTGGTAATAGTTGTGTAAAAGAAAAGGGCGTTTTATATGCTATTCCTGAATTAACTAATTGGTCAAATGTGGTTTGGGATATTGAAGGAGGTGCTATTATTTCTGGTCAAAACAGTGATTCATTATATGTTAAATGGGGTCAAACAGCTCCTTGGTCTGTCAATATTTTAAATACTAGCAAATTTTCCTGTGGAAATGATAGTTTGAAAATGCTCGTCAATGTACTTCCCTATAGTAAAATTGAATTAACAAATTATGAGACTATATGCAAAGGTGATAGTGCTTTTCTCCAAGGAAAGTTTCAGTTTTTGCCAGGTACATATATCGATACTTTTGATGGATTTATTTATTGTGACAGCATTGTGACAACACAGTTAACTCTCACACAGCTCGACCTGACAGTTTATACCTTTAAGAATGAACTAATGGCAAGAATTCCAGATGCACTCTATCAGTGGTATGACTGCAGTTTACATGAAAATATCAAAGGTGCTATTTTTCAAAGGTATAATTCTTTTAAAGCGGGTAGTTTCGCAGTAATTCTTAGTTATGATGGTTGCATGGATACTTCACTTTGTTATGATTGGCCACCATCTGCTTTGGAAGAGTTAAAACCCAATTCGATTAAGATTTATCCAAACCCTAATAATGGCTTAAAGCTCTTTGTTGATTTTGGTCAGCCTCATCTAAATGCAAGTACAATTGACATGTTTGATTTAGTTGGTAAAAAAATATTTTCACAAAATATAGACCCATTTACAGATCTAATAGAAATTGATCTTAGCATGGATTTCCAAACAGGAATTTATGTTGTTCAAATTACGTGTGGAAATAAACATGAAAGTTTTAAACTGGAAATAATTCGTTAA
- a CDS encoding cytochrome c has translation MISLLHRMSVVILSFLLITSTILILSSCGSEDNATEVDDEIALLAEEETSSGYDEEGNLSEFNDFEEDFEEPGIGSEKGLLTGSDKTADAKTTVQAPAKTTDEKSLVQQKTTKETRKEVTTINSQEEVQETKKAKEVVAKNETEIIPKKVVESTYDGWNIPSKYVSMTNPYKSNTDMSIGKSLYSKLCKSCHGASGKGDGPKAMSLNSNMRSFSSPEFKVQKAGIIYYKSYIGRDEMPNFEKKISDEEDRWLLINYIMSLK, from the coding sequence ATGATTAGTTTACTACATCGGATGTCAGTTGTAATCTTAAGTTTTCTACTAATTACTTCAACTATTTTAATCTTGAGTAGCTGTGGGTCTGAGGATAATGCTACAGAAGTTGATGATGAAATTGCATTATTGGCAGAAGAAGAGACTTCATCTGGTTATGATGAGGAAGGGAATTTATCAGAGTTTAACGATTTTGAAGAAGATTTTGAAGAACCCGGAATTGGTAGCGAAAAAGGATTGTTAACTGGTTCAGATAAAACAGCTGATGCAAAAACAACAGTTCAAGCTCCAGCCAAGACAACAGATGAAAAATCGCTAGTTCAGCAGAAAACAACTAAAGAAACACGGAAGGAGGTAACTACAATCAATAGTCAGGAAGAAGTGCAGGAAACGAAAAAGGCTAAGGAAGTGGTTGCCAAGAATGAAACAGAAATAATTCCTAAGAAAGTAGTTGAGTCTACTTATGATGGCTGGAATATTCCTTCAAAATATGTAAGCATGACTAATCCATATAAATCAAATACAGATATGAGTATAGGCAAATCATTATATAGCAAGCTTTGCAAATCATGTCATGGTGCAAGTGGAAAAGGTGATGGTCCTAAGGCAATGTCATTAAATTCAAATATGAGATCATTTTCAAGTCCAGAATTCAAAGTACAAAAAGCAGGGATTATTTATTATAAATCCTATATTGGAAGAGACGAAATGCCAAATTTTGAGAAAAAAATCAGTGATGAAGAAGATCGATGGTTATTGATTAATTATATCATGAGTTTAAAATAA
- a CDS encoding T9SS type A sorting domain-containing protein: protein MWFKKLAFSLLIIALCLQSFNSFSTHLISGNISYEYVGVHDSLVLYKITINMYRDCDASTTPFDASIQVGVYNNDTYRSRYSILNMNLVSEEVIDPTELINGGWIPPVCLRQGIYSAKLALPISNTGFHLTHIRCCKLLFTNLLDDQGMTLYQFIPPTNIINNAPFNANHQIVYSCAKFPNRFNLGIDDIDGDSIVLKVATPTAGGTAVDPIPTPSGLLFLPLQKANYRSPYTLNAPFGANSYATMHADQGDVSIYCPNPGYYCIAIDMKEYRNGVMISQSRFDVGIVSVLCDPNMLQMLNPIWNKFEIYAGESLEIPFQFYSAGKYKVKRKGEIFGDSNSGFKAPFAKMDSVYGRDTLESIFSWKTNCDQAREDPYVFQVEAISEDTFIQSIIHSIEIKVLPFSKPARIDGSNLSCIKSRGAVYSIHNNKQSYITHWEITGGKALEGLNSDLLTVLWDTISPWRVKAYVNSPFGCGNDSISMDVNITPYSKTAVIVYDTMCKGVPIFLQGKWQNQIGIYVDTFDGLFCCDSIVTTHLALKQLDVSVIKHKSYFKANLDDAEYQWYSCPSGFPIIGANNQWYSPTHTGIYAVIVSYFGCTDTSACFAWPHTGLEDLKSEKIKTYPNPSNGSKLIVDLGNIPNELGIVEIYDLMGRKRLAQKNTSLEQIIAIQNVSGLTAGMYMLLYRSEEINYSGKFEIR, encoded by the coding sequence ATGTGGTTTAAAAAACTGGCTTTTTCTTTACTCATAATCGCACTTTGTCTTCAATCCTTTAACTCATTTTCAACTCATCTTATCAGTGGTAATATTAGCTACGAATATGTTGGAGTACATGATAGTCTTGTTTTGTATAAGATTACGATAAATATGTACCGTGATTGTGATGCTTCAACAACTCCTTTCGATGCCAGCATACAAGTAGGAGTATACAATAATGATACGTATAGGTCAAGATATTCTATATTAAATATGAATCTTGTGTCAGAAGAAGTTATTGATCCTACTGAACTTATTAATGGCGGTTGGATTCCTCCAGTTTGCTTAAGACAGGGAATTTATAGTGCTAAGCTTGCTCTTCCTATCTCAAATACAGGTTTTCACCTAACACACATACGATGTTGCAAATTATTGTTCACGAATTTACTAGATGATCAAGGCATGACTTTGTACCAGTTTATTCCACCAACTAATATTATTAATAATGCACCCTTTAATGCAAATCATCAAATAGTTTATAGTTGCGCTAAATTTCCAAATCGGTTTAATCTAGGAATTGATGATATTGATGGTGACTCCATTGTGCTTAAAGTGGCTACGCCAACAGCTGGTGGAACAGCAGTTGATCCAATACCAACTCCCTCTGGTCTATTGTTTCTGCCTTTACAAAAAGCGAATTACAGATCTCCCTATACGTTAAATGCTCCATTTGGAGCCAATAGTTATGCAACTATGCATGCAGATCAGGGAGATGTGAGCATTTATTGTCCCAATCCCGGATATTATTGTATTGCTATTGATATGAAGGAATACAGAAATGGAGTTATGATTAGCCAAAGCCGTTTCGATGTGGGCATTGTTTCCGTTTTATGTGATCCAAATATGTTACAAATGCTCAATCCAATATGGAATAAGTTTGAAATTTATGCTGGTGAAAGTCTGGAAATACCGTTTCAGTTTTATTCAGCTGGTAAGTATAAAGTGAAAAGGAAAGGTGAAATATTTGGTGATTCGAATTCGGGATTTAAAGCTCCTTTTGCTAAAATGGACAGCGTTTATGGAAGGGATACTCTTGAATCTATTTTCAGTTGGAAAACCAATTGCGATCAGGCTAGAGAAGATCCTTATGTTTTTCAAGTTGAGGCGATATCGGAAGATACGTTCATTCAATCCATTATTCATAGCATTGAAATTAAAGTCCTTCCTTTTTCAAAACCAGCTCGCATTGATGGTTCTAATCTAAGCTGTATTAAATCAAGAGGAGCAGTTTATAGCATCCACAACAATAAGCAATCCTATATTACTCATTGGGAAATTACTGGTGGAAAAGCTTTAGAAGGATTAAACTCAGATTTACTTACAGTTTTGTGGGATACCATAAGTCCTTGGCGTGTAAAAGCATATGTGAATAGCCCGTTTGGCTGTGGGAATGATAGTATCAGCATGGATGTCAATATTACTCCTTATTCAAAAACAGCTGTCATAGTTTATGATACCATGTGTAAAGGAGTCCCTATTTTTCTTCAGGGTAAATGGCAAAACCAGATAGGAATATATGTTGACACCTTTGATGGTTTGTTTTGTTGTGATAGTATTGTTACCACGCATTTGGCCCTTAAGCAATTGGATGTTTCGGTCATTAAACATAAAAGCTATTTTAAAGCGAATTTAGATGATGCTGAATATCAATGGTATTCTTGTCCTTCTGGATTTCCTATTATAGGTGCAAATAATCAGTGGTATTCTCCTACGCATACGGGTATTTATGCAGTTATCGTTAGTTACTTTGGATGTACAGATACTTCAGCATGTTTTGCATGGCCTCATACTGGACTTGAGGATTTAAAGTCAGAAAAAATAAAAACCTATCCCAATCCCAGCAATGGTTCTAAGCTTATTGTTGATTTAGGGAATATACCTAACGAGCTTGGAATTGTTGAAATTTATGACTTGATGGGGCGAAAAAGATTAGCACAGAAAAACACATCGCTAGAACAAATAATTGCGATTCAAAATGTATCTGGTTTAACAGCAGGAATGTATATGTTGTTGTACAGAAGTGAAGAAATAAATTATAGTGGTAAATTTGAAATCAGATAA
- a CDS encoding T9SS type A sorting domain-containing protein yields the protein MKVQKLAFSFLILTLILPAKDVQATHIVFGNLSYETLSTNDSMIQCKVKVELFRDCYNSITPFDQVIQLGVYEGDSNKRIQILSMYLLQEDKVETDSLTSWPYKPNVCLIKGIYIDTFWLKKSKFGYHLYYQRCCRTNFTNLVENSGMTLYQFIQSDSIINNSPSIAKPGLIFCCVNDSSKFSRTVVDKDNDSLVVSFVKSWDGGSYADPMPFPPPSLGFPIATIPYASSYSLSEPFGKSSFSSYNSSEDSIELFCPDQGLYSLALQVEEYRNNIKIGSSRFGLAVYSSICPWNWDNVADENSRSVKIYPNPNNGQKLTIDIGNRQEDGYIEIYNLMGQKMLCQPINPLEQRIEINNISQFKDGLYILQITQGDKRESFKLDVIR from the coding sequence ATGAAAGTACAAAAACTTGCTTTTTCTTTTTTAATTCTAACGCTAATTCTTCCTGCTAAAGATGTTCAGGCAACTCATATTGTTTTTGGAAATCTTAGTTATGAAACACTTAGTACAAATGATTCAATGATACAATGCAAAGTAAAGGTTGAATTATTCAGGGATTGTTATAACTCAATTACACCATTCGATCAAGTAATCCAATTAGGAGTTTATGAAGGAGATTCTAATAAAAGGATTCAAATTCTAAGTATGTATCTACTGCAAGAAGATAAAGTGGAAACAGATAGTCTTACTTCCTGGCCTTATAAACCGAATGTATGTCTTATCAAAGGAATATATATCGATACTTTTTGGCTTAAAAAATCAAAATTCGGCTATCACCTTTATTATCAGCGATGCTGTCGAACGAACTTTACTAATTTAGTTGAGAACTCTGGTATGACATTATATCAATTTATTCAATCGGATAGTATCATCAATAATTCTCCATCCATTGCTAAACCTGGATTGATTTTCTGCTGTGTTAACGATTCTTCAAAATTCTCTCGAACTGTTGTAGATAAAGATAATGATTCATTGGTTGTTTCATTTGTAAAGTCATGGGATGGAGGAAGCTACGCTGATCCAATGCCTTTTCCTCCTCCGAGTTTGGGATTTCCTATTGCTACTATCCCTTATGCTTCATCTTACTCTCTGTCTGAACCATTTGGCAAAAGTAGTTTCTCAAGCTATAATTCATCAGAGGATAGTATAGAATTGTTCTGTCCCGATCAAGGTTTATATTCTTTGGCTCTTCAGGTAGAAGAATATCGAAACAACATTAAAATAGGTTCAAGCAGGTTTGGGCTGGCTGTTTACTCATCAATTTGCCCCTGGAATTGGGATAATGTGGCAGATGAAAATAGTAGATCGGTAAAAATCTATCCGAATCCAAACAATGGACAAAAGTTAACCATTGATATAGGAAATAGGCAGGAAGACGGGTATATTGAAATTTATAATTTGATGGGGCAGAAAATGCTTTGTCAACCTATTAATCCTCTTGAACAAAGAATAGAAATCAATAACATCTCGCAGTTTAAAGATGGATTGTACATTTTACAAATTACACAGGGTGATAAACGGGAAAGTTTTAAACTGGACGTAATTCGCTAG